The following coding sequences are from one Lolium rigidum isolate FL_2022 chromosome 6, APGP_CSIRO_Lrig_0.1, whole genome shotgun sequence window:
- the LOC124662937 gene encoding leucine-rich repeat receptor protein kinase HPCA1-like, which translates to MLDLADNQLSGPIPVSSGGSPGLNLLTQAKHFHFNKNRLNGNLTGLFNSSMSLEHILFDNNQLSGHIPAELGDIATLEIIRLDKNNFTGEVPSNISNLVNLNVLNLANNQLSGTMPDLSSLNTLNVVDLSNNLFDPSEAPDWFLSLTSLVSVAIDNGGLSGKVPKELFTLPQLQQVILRNNALNGSFEMTGNITQQLKIVNLLNNRIVDANITQSYNQTLVLVGNPVCLDSEFSSKFFCSLQQANLVPYTTNLTKCGTTSCSSDQSVDPATCSCAYPYTGNMTFRAPSFADPSDSATFQLLETSLWKQLAPRPGAVSLSNVRFSSEDYLQVKVSLFPATGTSFNLSDVISIGSEISSQTYKAPPIFGPYYFMADPYAPFADGGGNGKSQMSKGAVAGTAVACASWGGAQKDSGGAPQLKGARFFSFDELKNCTKNFSEDHEIGSGGYGKVYKGTIADGTSVAIKRAEYGSKQGAVEFKTEIELLSRVHHRNLVSLIGFCYEQGEQMLVYEYVSNGTLRENLQGIKGIYLDWKKRLRIALGSARGLAYLHELADPPIIHRDVKSTNILLDDNLKAKVADFGLSKLVADTEKGHVSTQVKGTLGYLDPEYYMTQQLSEKSDVYSFGVVMLELLSARLPISKGTYIVREFRVAIDPNDHDYYGLQGTIDPAIHDAAKSAGFRRFVQLAMECVEESASRRPTMGSVVKEIETMIHNEGLSSSASSVTEFEHAGAGQASAVPYSNSSSSGSGGISEQLAHRGRRQ; encoded by the exons ATGCTAGACTTGGCAGATAACCAGCTTTCTGGACCGATTCCAGTTTCCTCTGGTGGTTCTCCAGGACTTAACCTACTTACACAAGCGAAACATTT CCATTTCAATAAGAATCGGTTAAATGGTAATCTAACTGGCCTCTTCAACTCTAGTATGAGCCTCGAACACAT ATTATTTGACAACAATCAATTATCTGGTCATATCCCTGCCGAGCTTGGTGACATCGCAACCCTTGAAATCAT CCGATTAGATAAGAACAACTTCACAGGAGAAGTTCCAAGCAACATCAGTAACCTAGTCAACCTAAATGTCCT GAATTTAGCAAACAACCAGCTGAGTGGAACAATGCCAGATCTCAGTAGCCTGAACACACTAAATGTGGT GGATTTAAGCAACAATTTGTTCGATCCATCAGAAGCACCAGACTGGTTCTTGAGTTTAACATCTCTTGTTTCAGT AGCAATAGATAACGGAGGACTCTCCGGCAAGGTTCCCAAAGAGCTCTTCACCTTGCCCCAACTGCAGCAAGT TATACTAAGAAATAACGCACTGAATGGAAGCTTTGAGATGACTGGGAACATCACCCAACAATTGAAGATCGTGAATCTCCTTAACAATCGTATAGTTGATGCCAATATAACACAAAGCTACAACCAGACCCTAGT ACTTGTGGGAAATCCTGTGTGCTTGGATTCAGAATTCTCGAGCAAATTCTTTTGCAGCCTTCAGCAAGCGAACCTGGTACCATACACCACTAATTTAACCAAATGTGGTACAACCTCATGTTCCAGTGACCAAAGTGTAGACCCTGCAACTTGCAGTTGTGCCTATCCTTACACGGGTAACATGACCTTCAGAGCACCATCGTTCGCTGACCCGAGCGACAGTGCGACTTTTCAGCTACTAGAAACTAGCCTCTGGAAACAGCTGGCACCACGCCCTGGTGCAGTTTCCCTTTCTAATGTCCGTTTCAGCAGTGAGGACTATCTCCAAGTTAAAGTGAGCCTCTTTCCAGCGACTGGGACATCGTTCAATCTGTCAGATGTAATAAGCATTGGCTCTGAAATTAGTAGCCAAACTTACAAGGCACCACCCATTTTCGGACCTTATTACTTCATGGCAGATCCATATGCCCCATTCGCAG ATGGTGGTGGCAATGGAAAATCTCAAATGAGCAAAGGCGCTGTGGCTGGAACTGCAGTAGCCTGTG CTTCATGGGGAGGTGCACAAAAAGATAGTGGAGGTGCTCCACAGCTCAAAGGAGCAAGGTTCTtttcttttgatgaactgaagaaCTGTACCAAAAATTTCTCAGAAGATCATGAGATAGGATCAGGAGGCTATGGAAAG GTTTACAAGGGAACGATTGCAGATGGAACAAGTGTTGCGATAAAACGAGCAGAGTATGGATCAAAGCAAGGTGCGGTGGAGTTCAAGACTGAGATTGAGCTGCTGTCCAGAGTTCATCACAGGAACCTGGTAAGCCTGATAGGATTTTGCTATGAACAAGGGGAGCAGATGCTGGTGTACGAATATGTTTCCAATGGTACACTGCGAGAGAACTTGCAAGGTAT TAA GGGAATCTACCTGGACTGGAAGAAGAGGCTCAGGATTGCTCTTGGCTCAGCCAGAGGACTAGCGTATCTTCACGAACTCGCTGATCCACCCATTATCCACAGAGACGTCAAGTCGACAAATATCCTTTTGGATGACAATCTTAAAGCAAAGGTTGCTGATTTTGGCCTATCAAAGCTAGTTGCAGACACCGAAAAGGGCCATGTTTCTACTCAAGTCAAAGGAACACTT GGCTATTTGGACCCCGAGTACTACATGACGCAGCAGCTCTCGGAGAAGAGCGACGTGTACAGCTTCGGCGTGGTCATGCTCGAGCTACTGAGCGCCAGGCTGCCCATATCGAAGGGCACATACATCGTCCGGGAGTTCAGGGTGGCCATAGATCCCAACGACCACGACTACTACGGGTTGCAGGGCACGATCGACCCGGCTATCCACGACGCGGCCAAGTCCGCCGGGTTCAGGAGGTTCGTGCAGCTCGCCATGGAGTGCGTGGAGGAGTCGGCTTCAAGACGCCCCACGATGGgctcggtggtgaaggagatcgAGACGATGATCCACAACGAAGGGCTGAGTTCATCCGCCTCGTCTGTCACAGAGTTCGAGCACGCAGGGGCAGGGCAAGCCTCCGCGGTACCatacagcaacagcagcagcagtggCAGCGGCGGCATATCAGAACAACTCGCTCACCGTGGAAGGCGACAATAA